A genome region from Salvia splendens isolate huo1 chromosome 19, SspV2, whole genome shotgun sequence includes the following:
- the LOC121778993 gene encoding uncharacterized protein LOC121778993, with translation MAFSQIHTRSISLPSRLHPINSTQFEAQLDKLKSTVSLTSFDTIISGLVGLANLYNSIDTQAPSSLEETLERSVELLDCCGCIKEVAQMTRESVRALQSALRRKGSDNSSLRKDVASYVASRKRMSKCVKKSLKALKRWEGASDVCGLTAAVFRSALLFFSSSSSSSSSWNRVARLVLSKSEAVIVNEVGCVDLALSSDEFDKKMVQRSLQKLESCVDGIEEGLERIFRELVRSRVNLLNILTNH, from the coding sequence ATGGCATTCTCACAAATCCACACTAGATCCATCAGCCTCCCTTCAAGGCTGCATCCAATCAACTCCACACAATTTGAAGCTCAACTAGACAAGCTCAAATCCACCGTTTCTCTCACCTCATTCGACACCATCATCTCCGGCCTAGTAGGGCTGGCCAACCTCTACAACTCCATTGACACGCAAGCTCCATCATCGCTAGAGGAAACCCTCGAGCGATCGGTCGAGCTGCTAGACTGCTGTGGCTGTATCAAAGAAGTAGCGCAGATGACGAGGGAAAGCGTCCGAGCCCTTCAGTCTGCTCTGCGCAGAAAGGGCTCGGACAACTCCTCTTTAAGAAAAGACGTCGCTTCCTACGTGGCATCACGAAAGAGGATGAGCAAGTGCGTCAAGAAGAGCCTCAAAGCACTCAAGCGTTGGGAGGGTGCATCGGATGTGTGCGGCCTCACCGCCGCGGTTTTTAGGAGCGCCTTGCTCTTCTTCTCCTCgtcttcgtcttcttcttcgtcGTGGAATCGGGTGGCGAGGCTGGTGTTGAGCAAATCTGAGGCTGTGATTGTGAATGAGGTGGGATGTGTGGATTTGGCTCTTAGTAGTGATGAATTTGACAAGAAGATGGTGCAAAGGAGTTTGCAAAAACTTGAGTCTTGTGTTGATGGAATTGAGGAGGGTTTGGAGAGGATATTTAGGGAGTTGGTGAGAAGTAGGGTTAATCTTCTTAACATTCTCACTAATCATTAG